GGATGGACCGGAAGTTCCGGGGGAGGAGATCCCCGCCGGGGACGCGGTGGGGTCCTCGCGGATTCCGTCGGAGGTTGCGCCGGAAGAACATGCCGCGGGTCCTGCCCCCGGCAGCGGGACGGAGGCGTCGAGGAGGGACCCCGTCCATCCGCCACCGCCGGCGGGAAAGACGCAGGGGACCCGGGAGGAGGGGACCCCGGCGCCCGTTTCCACCGAGCGGTACCTGGCTTCGCCGGAAGGGCCCCCGTGGGTGAAAGAAAGGGAGGAGCTGGTATACCGGGTGGAGTTCCTGGGGCTCACGATGGGGTATGCCCGGTTCTCCCTCCGCGGGAAGATGCTGCTGGAGGGGAAGGAGGTCTACCACCTGAGCGTGAGGGCCTGGACCTCGGACCTTCTGTCCATGGTCTACCCGATGAACGACACGATCGAGTACTACCTGGACGTGGAGACTCTCGCTCCGGTCCGGCAGGAGCACACCAAGAGCCGGAAGCAGGACGACATCGCCTATTTCGACCAGGATGCGGGGACGATCGTCTACCGGTACAAGGAAACGGGAAAGGTGCGGAAACGGGTGGAAGCGCTCCCCCTGGTCTACGACCCCGTGTCGGTGGCCTACTATTTCCGGTCGAGGCCCCTGGCGGAGGAGGAGCCGTCCCGCCACATGTACGCGGGCAGGAAACTCTGGGAGGTCTCGGCGAAGCCGGTGGGGTACGAAAGGATCCGGACAGACCGGGGAGAATTCGACACGGTGATGATCCGTCCGGTCCTCCGGAGGAACGGGAACCTCGAGGACAAGGGCGATCTCCGCATCTGGATGACGCGGGACGAGCGGCATCTCCCCGTCCGCGTCTATGCCAAGTTCAAGAAAATCCGGATCTGGACGCTGCTGGGAGAGCTGCTCCCGGACCGGCAGGGAGGTTGACATGGACCAGGAACTTCTCGAGATCGTGGCCTGCCCGAAGTGCAAGGGATCGCTCCTGCTGACCGCGGACGAAACCGAGCTGCGGTGCGAGCTGTGCAGGCTCATCTACCGGATCGACGACGGGATCCCGATTCTCCTGCTGGAGGAGGCTTCCCCGTATGAGTGATCCGGGGTTTTTCGGGAGAGCCTTTGCCCTGATCGATCGCTTACCGTCCTGCCGGATCCTGGTGATCGGGGATATCATGCTGGACGAGTATGTCTGGGGAAGCGTCCGGAGGATCTCCCCCGAGGCGCCGGTTCCCGTCGTCGCCGTTTCGCGGGAGACGAAGTCGGTCGGCGGCGCGGCGAATGTCGCGCTGAACATCGCCGGTCTGCGCGCCGGGGTCGAGGTCGCCGGCCTGGTGGGGAACGACCCCCCGGGCAGGGAGGTCGCCCGGCTCCTCCGGAAGAGCCGGATCGGGCTGTCCGGCCTCATCCGCGACGGAAAGCGCCCGACGACCGTGAAGACCCGCGTCATCGCGCACAACCAGCAGGTGGTCCGGGTCGATCGGGAGGGAAGCGAATCGCCGTCGGACGGAGCGAGGAGCGCGCTGCATGCGGCCGTCCGGAAGAGGGTTCGGGACTGCGACGGGATCGTGCTCTCGGACTACCGGAAAGGAGCGCTCTCCCGGGAGCTCGTGGCGGAAGTCGTGGAAACGGCACGGCGGCGTGGGATCTTCGTCGCGGTGGACCCGAAGCAGCCCGATTTCTCCTATTACCGGGGATGCACGATGATCACCCCGAACCGGTCGGAAGCGGAGGCCGCGCTAGGAGGAAAGGAGCTCCCGGGCGACCTGGAGCTCGGGGAAGGGGGAAAGGCGCTGTTGCGCTGCTGCGGGGCGAAGGCGGTCCTGATCACCCGGGGGGAGCAGGGGATGACCCTCGTCGAGCGAGGGAGCCGGACGGTTTTCCACATCCCCGCGAACGCGCGGCAGGTCTACGACGTGACGGGGGCCGGCGACACGGTGATCGGGACCTTTGCCGCGGGAGTGGGGGCGGGTGCCTCGATCCGGGACGCGGCCCTGCTGGCGAACGTGGCGGCGGGCGTGGTCGTGGGAGAGGTCGGGACGGTGCAGATCACGGCGGAGAAACTGGTTCGGGCTCTCCAGGCCCGGGAGCGGGAGCGCGACGCGGCCCTGGAGCGGCCGGCGGGGCGCGCCGGACGGCGGACGACTCCACCCCGATGAGCACCCGGACCGAGCCGATGCCGGCGCTCCTGGTGGCATCCGTGATCTACCGGTCGGAGAATCGTTTCGACGAGGGGGCCGGGCGGCTTGCCGAGGTCTGGGGGCCGCCCTCGCGGGTCAGCGATCCGTTTCCCTTCGACCGGACCGGATACTACCGGAGGGAGATGGGAGAGCCTCTCCATCGCCGCTTTTTCGTGGGCTCTACCCCGGTCGGCCGGGATGCGCTCCCGGAGATCAAGCGGTCGGCCGAAATCGTCGAACGGGAATTTTCGGAGGAGGGCCGCCGGACCCTGAACATCGACCCCGGAATCCTCACGGAGGAGAACTTCGTTCTCGCGACCGGGAAGAACTACAGCCACCGGGTCTACCTCCGCGAGGGAGTCTATGCCGACCTGACCCTCCTGTACCGGGGGGGGCGATACGTGGGCCTTCCCTGGACCTATCCCGATTACGCAGGCGAGGAGATCCGGAGGTTTCTCGGGGAGATCCGGGAGGAGTTCCGCCGGACGAGAACCCCGCAGCCTGGCTGAAACGAGGCGACGATGTGGCAGAGCATGACAGGGTATGGACGAGGTGAGGCCCGGGCGGGGGAGATCTCCGTGACCGCCGAGATCCGCACGGTGAACCACCGTTTCCTGGATCTTCACGTCCGGTGCCCGTCGAAGTACATGGGATGGGAAGTCCGCGTACGCTCCCTCCTTAGGGAATCGCTTGCGCGCGGGAAGGTGGATCTGTTTCTCGCGGTCCGGGATTGGGGGAAAGCCGGGGCAAGCGTGCAGGTGAACCGGGAGCTTCTGCGGCGGTTCCTGGACGAGGCCGGGAGAATCCGGGAGGAGCACCGGCTCGAAATGAACCTGTCGGTCCGCGATCTTCTCGGCGTTCCGGACCTGTTCGTGTTCGCACCGGAAGGGGACGACGACGCGGAGGAGAACTGGAAGATCGCGGAGGAGGCGGTGCGGGGAGCGATCCGCATGCTTCTCGAAGCGAGGAGGGTCGAAGGGGAACGGATGCGTTCCGTGATCGGGGAGTCGGTCCGCAGGCTCCGGGAGATCTCGGACGAGATCTCCCCTCTCTCCCGTGAAAACAAGGAGCTGGCGCTGGCACGGTTCCGGGAGCGGATCGAGTTCCTTTCCGGCGAGGTGGGAACGGACCCGGCGCGGCTTTCCCAGGAAGCGGCCTATCTCGCGGACCGGCTGGATGTGACGGAGGAGTGCGAGCGGATGGGATCCCACCTCTCCGGGCTGGAGGGGCTGCTCCGGAATCCGGGGGGAGCGGTGGGGAAGCGTTTCGACTTCCTCATCCAGGAACTGTTCCGGGAGATGAACACGGCCTCGAACAAGTCGGCGCACACCGGGATTTCGGAACGGGTTGTCGAGGCGAAAACGGAGCTGGAAAAGGTAAGGGAACAGATTCAAAATGTGGAGTAAGAATGCGAAAAGGTAGTGTTTTTGTTGTATCCGCTCCCTCGGGATCCGGAAAGACGACGATCTGCAGGAAGCTCCTCGAACGGGTGGAGGACCTCGAGCTCTCCGTTTCCTACTCGACGAGGCCGCGAAAGAGGGGGGAAGCGGACGGGGTGGATTATTATTTCATCACACCCGAAGTTTTTGATAAAATGATAAATTCAAAGGTTTTTTTGGAGCATGCCTTTGTGCACGGGAATCGGTACGGGACCTCCCGGGAGACGGTGGAGTCGATCGTTTCCCGCGGGAAGGATGCCCTCCTCGAGATCGACGTCCAGGGGGGGCGGATGGTGAAGGAAACGGTCCCCGGGGCGGTCCTCGTGGCGATTTTTCCCCCGGACCGCGAGGCGCTGGAGCGCAGGCTGGCCGGAAGGGGGCGGGAAACCCGGGAAGAGATGGACGAGCGGATGAAGGCGGGGGACCGGGAGGGTCTCGAGCTGCGTTCGTACGAGCACCACGTCGTCAACGACGACCTCGAAACCGCGGTTTCGCAGGTGGAATCGATCATTCGGGCCCATCGGTCCAGGCAAGAAGGGGATGGGCGCCTCATGGGACGGGACAACTCGAGTACCGGAGAGGAATAGCGATGGCCAGAGTCACCGTGGAGGATTGTCTGCATCACGTTACGAGCCACTTCGAACTGACCGTGGTGGCGGCCAAGCGGGCCAAGCAGCTTCTGGGCGGACAGGGAGCCTCGATCGACACCTCCCAGCGCAGGGACAAGCCGACGGTGGTCGCCCTGCGGGAGATCGCCCAGGGGACGGTTCGGGTCAAGCGGTAGTCCCGGGAGGCGGAATGCTCCGCCTGAACGACATCGTCGAGCGGGTCCAGGCCACCAGTGCCGAGGCCGACGTCGAGCTCATCCAGAAGGCCTACGTGTTCACGGCGAAGGTCCACCACGGCCAGCTGCGGGAGTCCGGCGAGCCCTACCTGATCCACCCCTTGAACGTCGCCTACATCCTCGCCGACTGGAACATGGACGAGGAGACCGTGGTCACGGGCCTCCTGCACGACACGGTGGAGGACACGGTCGCATCCCGGGAGGAGATCGAGGAGCTGTTCGGACCCACCGTCGCGCAGATGGTGGACGGCGTCACGAAGATCAGCCGGGTCGTCCTTTCCGACGTCGCCGACCAGAAGGCGGAATCGCTGCGGAAGATGATCCTCGCCATGGGGCGGGACATCCGGGTGATCCTCGTGAAGCTGGCCGACCGGATCCACAACA
The nucleotide sequence above comes from Deltaproteobacteria bacterium GWC2_65_14. Encoded proteins:
- a CDS encoding YicC family protein, producing the protein MTAEIRTVNHRFLDLHVRCPSKYMGWEVRVRSLLRESLARGKVDLFLAVRDWGKAGASVQVNRELLRRFLDEAGRIREEHRLEMNLSVRDLLGVPDLFVFAPEGDDDAEENWKIAEEAVRGAIRMLLEARRVEGERMRSVIGESVRRLREISDEISPLSRENKELALARFRERIEFLSGEVGTDPARLSQEAAYLADRLDVTEECERMGSHLSGLEGLLRNPGGAVGKRFDFLIQELFREMNTASNKSAHTGISERVVEAKTELEKVREQIQNVE
- a CDS encoding DNA-directed RNA polymerase subunit omega, with translation MARVTVEDCLHHVTSHFELTVVAAKRAKQLLGGQGASIDTSQRRDKPTVVALREIAQGTVRVKR
- a CDS encoding guanylate kinase, coding for MRKGSVFVVSAPSGSGKTTICRKLLERVEDLELSVSYSTRPRKRGEADGVDYYFITPEVFDKMINSKVFLEHAFVHGNRYGTSRETVESIVSRGKDALLEIDVQGGRMVKETVPGAVLVAIFPPDREALERRLAGRGRETREEMDERMKAGDREGLELRSYEHHVVNDDLETAVSQVESIIRAHRSRQEGDGRLMGRDNSSTGEE